In Thunnus maccoyii chromosome 11, fThuMac1.1, whole genome shotgun sequence, one genomic interval encodes:
- the crfb4 gene encoding cytokine receptor family member b4 isoform X2 — MSATICAFVLTFSTLCGSRVVSGFLSPPKNVRMTSHNMNMVLKWEPPEGAASDVVYTVESINKFSGIKEVCSNISTTECDIGSHIDINVYGKYESRVRAQSGAESSLWVKSNMIVLDKDTVIGSPSVSLFPNEGAIEVSITEPVFATSSLRDVYQSAVYTITYWKADEKKEVWNISDIQQNRVVLNDLDPQTKYCVQVQIQIKIDQNSNPSKPSAPICENTTHDEGPQWVAAVVTFVFMVMAVTLVVVTVVYRKKISHFLCPKDTLPQHFKEYLLEPPKSSIYLAMRNSHPPEEIYHQVSIVTYGKTMEEGRPLEVAGNFYSREPVVTVRER, encoded by the exons ATGTCAGCTACTATCTGTGCCTTCGTCCTGACTTTTTCAACACTATGCGGATCCAGAg TGGTTTCAGGATTCCTCAGCCCacccaaaaatgtcagaatgacCTCCCATAACATGAATATGGTGCTGAAGTGGGAGCCACCTGAAGGGGCAGCCAGCGATGTAGTCTACACCGTTGAGTCCAT AAACAAATTCTCAGGTATCAAAGAGGTCTGTTCGAACATCTCCACCACCGAATGTGACATCGGCAGTCACATAGATATCAACGTGTACGGGAAATATGAAAGCAGAGTGCGGGCACAGTCGGGGGCTGAGAGCTCTCTTTGGGTGAAAAGTAACATGATTGTCCTGGACAAAGATA CTGTCATCGGTTCACccagtgtctctctcttccccaATGAGGGTGCCATCGAAGTCAGCATTACTGAGCCAGTGTTCGCGACCTCATCACTCAGGGATGTATACCAGTCTGCCGTCTACACAATCACCTACTGGAAGGCTGACGAGAAGAAAGAG GTCTGGAACATCAGTGACATACAGCAAAACCGGGTGGTTCTGAATGACCTGGATCCCCAGACCAAGTACTGCGTCCAAGTCCAAATCCAAATCAAGATAGATCAGAACAGCAATCCTAGCAAGCCCAGCGCTCCTATCTGTGAGAACACCACCCATG ACGAGGGACCTCAGTGGGTGGCAGCAGTGGTGACATTTGTCTTCATGGTCATGGCGGTGACTCTGGTGGTGGTCACAGTGGTGTATAGGAAAAAGATATCCCACTTTCTCTGTCCAAAAGACACGCTGCCTCAGCACTTTAAAGag TACCTGCTGGAACCCCCCAAATCATCCATCTACTTGGCCATGCGCAACTCCCACCCACCTGAGGAGATTTACCACCAGGTCAGCATCGTCACATACGGCAAGACAATGGAGGAAGGGCGCCCTCTGGAGGTGGCAGGGAACTTTTACAGCAGAGAGCCTGTTGTCACAGTGAGGGAGAGATAA
- the crfb4 gene encoding cytokine receptor family member b4 isoform X1: protein MTEVFFVFFYSGQTAWFLETPQTFLCRVVSGFLSPPKNVRMTSHNMNMVLKWEPPEGAASDVVYTVESINKFSGIKEVCSNISTTECDIGSHIDINVYGKYESRVRAQSGAESSLWVKSNMIVLDKDTVIGSPSVSLFPNEGAIEVSITEPVFATSSLRDVYQSAVYTITYWKADEKKEVWNISDIQQNRVVLNDLDPQTKYCVQVQIQIKIDQNSNPSKPSAPICENTTHDEGPQWVAAVVTFVFMVMAVTLVVVTVVYRKKISHFLCPKDTLPQHFKEYLLEPPKSSIYLAMRNSHPPEEIYHQVSIVTYGKTMEEGRPLEVAGNFYSREPVVTVRER, encoded by the exons ATGactgaagtgttttttgtttttttttacagcggTCAGACTGCCTGGTTCCTGGAAACCCCTCAGACGTTTCTGTGCAGAG TGGTTTCAGGATTCCTCAGCCCacccaaaaatgtcagaatgacCTCCCATAACATGAATATGGTGCTGAAGTGGGAGCCACCTGAAGGGGCAGCCAGCGATGTAGTCTACACCGTTGAGTCCAT AAACAAATTCTCAGGTATCAAAGAGGTCTGTTCGAACATCTCCACCACCGAATGTGACATCGGCAGTCACATAGATATCAACGTGTACGGGAAATATGAAAGCAGAGTGCGGGCACAGTCGGGGGCTGAGAGCTCTCTTTGGGTGAAAAGTAACATGATTGTCCTGGACAAAGATA CTGTCATCGGTTCACccagtgtctctctcttccccaATGAGGGTGCCATCGAAGTCAGCATTACTGAGCCAGTGTTCGCGACCTCATCACTCAGGGATGTATACCAGTCTGCCGTCTACACAATCACCTACTGGAAGGCTGACGAGAAGAAAGAG GTCTGGAACATCAGTGACATACAGCAAAACCGGGTGGTTCTGAATGACCTGGATCCCCAGACCAAGTACTGCGTCCAAGTCCAAATCCAAATCAAGATAGATCAGAACAGCAATCCTAGCAAGCCCAGCGCTCCTATCTGTGAGAACACCACCCATG ACGAGGGACCTCAGTGGGTGGCAGCAGTGGTGACATTTGTCTTCATGGTCATGGCGGTGACTCTGGTGGTGGTCACAGTGGTGTATAGGAAAAAGATATCCCACTTTCTCTGTCCAAAAGACACGCTGCCTCAGCACTTTAAAGag TACCTGCTGGAACCCCCCAAATCATCCATCTACTTGGCCATGCGCAACTCCCACCCACCTGAGGAGATTTACCACCAGGTCAGCATCGTCACATACGGCAAGACAATGGAGGAAGGGCGCCCTCTGGAGGTGGCAGGGAACTTTTACAGCAGAGAGCCTGTTGTCACAGTGAGGGAGAGATAA
- the il10rb gene encoding interleukin-10 receptor subunit beta, which translates to MSTMFAALCLYLLFGCFLISAAGAEPLPPPNVTLITLNTNYTLVWDWDHAAADVTFTAEYLPKYKLKYKRTNLNWYKACDKTPHKSCDFTALNLHYLGIFVFRVRVNVNGNHSDWVQKEFCPDKDAALGPPTKVELKPAGSGLDIYISDPLTSTNLSMKEKIPELYYDIVYWKYTEDKRASRNHTLNSTMNVVTLSDLLAWTLYCVTVQSRHDYYNKRSVFTTPQCMQTEGPVPWWTIVRYFLGSLMICFLIVLLIVYVFFRCFKTVKSTFFPSGQLPKHFEEYFCDSPASDIPRLLSPDKEAEILCHKVTICPEPAFLEIHDPPPEALQELAQGLEPDSSGRHSRQGSSGSRDSGVYSTEGGSGLPQTSSGQSSTGAEDSWQAPIKQQEQVKMQDMAPELKSQRLMADEGVVDVCV; encoded by the exons ATGTCAACCATGTTCGCTGCGTTGTGTCTCTACCTTCTCTTTGGGTGCTTCCTAATCAGCGCTG CCGGAGCGGAGCCGCTTCCACCACCGAACGTCACCCTGATCACCTTGAACACCAACTACACACTGGTTTGGGACTGGGACCATGCCGCTGCAGACGTCACCTTCACTGCAGAATATTTGCC GAAGTACAAGCTAAAGTACAAGAGGACGAATCTGAACTGGTACAAAGCGTGTGACAAGACGCCACACAAGTCATGTGACTTTACAGCGCTCAACCTGCACTACTTGGGCATCTTCGTGTTCCGTGTACGAGTCAACGTGAACGGGAACCACTCTGACTGGGTGCAAAAAGAATTCTGCCCTGATAAAGatg CTGCTTTGGGTCCACCAACCAAAGTGGAGCTCAAGCCTGCTGGAAGTGGCCTGGACATTTACATCTCTGACCCTCTGACCAGCACTAACCTCTCTATGAAGGAAAAGATTCCCGAGTTGTACTACGACATCGTCTACTGGAAATACACTGAGGACAAACGG GCCTCAAGAAACCACACATTGAACAGCACTATGAACGTAGTGACGCTGTCAGACCTGTTGGCTTGGACGTTGTACTGTGTGACCGTCCAGTCACGCCATGACTACTACAATAAGAGAAGCGTCTTCACCACACCCCAGTGCATGCAGACCGAAG GTCCTGTCCCGTGGTGGACGATCGTCCGGTACTTCCTGGGCTCTCTGATGATCTGCTTCCTGATTGTGCTGCTCATAGTGTACGTCTTCTTTCGGTGCTTCAAGACCGTCAAGTCAACATTTTTCCCCTCCGGCCAGCTGCCAAAACACTTCGAGGAG tATTTTTGTGACTCTCCGGCGTCGGACATCCCTCGCCTTCTCTCCCCGGATAAAGAAGCCGAGATATTGTGTCATAAGGTGACCATCTGTCCAGAGCCGGCGTTCCTGGAGATCCACGACCCTCCGCCCGAGGCCCTGCAGGAGCTTGCACAGGGCTTGGAACCAGACAGCAG TGGCAGACACAGTCGTCAgggcagcagcggcagcagagACTCTGGAGTTTACTCCACAGAGGGCGGCTCCGGCCTGCCGCAGACCAGCAGCGGTCAGTCCTCCACGGGGGCCGAAGACTCCTGGCAGGCCCCCATCAAACAGCAGGAGCAGGTGAAGATGCAGGACATGGCTCCAGAGCTCAAGAGTCAACGTCTGATGGCAGACGAGGGCGTTGTAGACGTGTGTGTCTGA